A single genomic interval of Rhododendron vialii isolate Sample 1 chromosome 3a, ASM3025357v1 harbors:
- the LOC131318478 gene encoding dehydrin Rab18-like isoform X1, protein MAGIMNKIGETLNMGGKKEGDQNKPEQQYGGQHKTEQYQGGEGQRKEGGGIMDKVKDKVYGGGEQQQYGQQQHGGQHQTELYQGGGEGQRREGRGIMDTVHGGGEQQQYGQQHQTGNYQGGGEGQHKEGGGIMDKVKDKVHGGGEQQQYGQQQQYGQQHQTGQYQGVGEGQRKEGGGIMDKVKDKIHGGGEQQQCGQQHQTGQYQGIGEGQRKEGGGIMDKVKDKIHGGGTQDHKNRGD, encoded by the exons atgGCAGGAATCATGAACAAGATAGGCGAAACCCTCAACATGGGAGGTAAAAAGGAAGGCGACCAGAACAAGCCGGAGCAGCAGTACGGGGGGCAGCACAAGACGGAGCAGTACCAGGGCGGCGAGGGGCAGCGCAAAGAAGGAGGGGGGATAATGGACAAGGTGAAGGACAAA GTCTACGGCGGTGGTGAACAGCAGCAGTACGGGCAGCAGCAGCATGGGGGGCAGCACCAAACGGAGCTGTACCAGGGCGGCGGCGAGGGGCAGCGCAGGGAAGGAAGGGGGATAATGGACACG GTCCACGGCGGTGGCGAACAACAGCAGTACGGGCAGCAGCACCAGACGGGGAACTACCAGGGCGGTGGTGAGGGGCAGCACAAAGAAGGAGGGGGGATAATGGACAAGGTGAAGGACAAGGTCCACGGTGGTGGCGAACAACAGCAGTAtgggcagcagcagcagtacgGGCAACAGCACCAGACGGGGCAGTACCAGGGCGTTGGCGAGGGGCAGCGCAAGGAAGGAGGGGGGATCATGGACAAGGTGAAGGACAAGATCCACGGCGGTGGCGAACAACAGCAGTGCGGGCAACAGCACCAGACGGGGCAGTACCAGGGCATCGGCGAGGGGCAGCGCAAAGAAGGAGGGGGGATCATGGACAAGGTGAAGGACAAGATCCACGGTGGTGGTACTCAGGATCACAAGAACAGGGGGGATTAG
- the LOC131318478 gene encoding dehydrin HIRD11-like isoform X3, whose translation MDKVKDKVHGGGEQQQYGQQQQYGQQHQTGQYQGVGEGQRKEGGGIMDKVKDKIHGGGEQQQCGQQHQTGQYQGIGEGQRKEGGGIMDKVKDKIHGGGTQDHKNRGD comes from the coding sequence ATGGACAAGGTGAAGGACAAGGTCCACGGTGGTGGCGAACAACAGCAGTAtgggcagcagcagcagtacgGGCAACAGCACCAGACGGGGCAGTACCAGGGCGTTGGCGAGGGGCAGCGCAAGGAAGGAGGGGGGATCATGGACAAGGTGAAGGACAAGATCCACGGCGGTGGCGAACAACAGCAGTGCGGGCAACAGCACCAGACGGGGCAGTACCAGGGCATCGGCGAGGGGCAGCGCAAAGAAGGAGGGGGGATCATGGACAAGGTGAAGGACAAGATCCACGGTGGTGGTACTCAGGATCACAAGAACAGGGGGGATTAG